Proteins encoded in a region of the Polynucleobacter antarcticus genome:
- a CDS encoding helix-turn-helix domain-containing protein, with translation MNLRSIGQQVFERRTALGLTQERLGKLCNLSRSTINQLENGSLSDLGVKKLEALLEILNLSLEAKVRGTTLNALELASRTASVSYKTKILKSDLEKVLVTGKLSKKVLPHIATLLDEAPLALLVAAVEQAALRSHITAKKIWSNIDLLARELHLPRQVWK, from the coding sequence ATGAATTTAAGATCTATTGGTCAGCAAGTTTTCGAGCGTCGTACTGCTTTGGGCTTAACCCAAGAGCGGCTAGGTAAGCTTTGCAATCTGTCTAGGTCCACTATTAATCAATTGGAAAATGGCTCTCTTAGTGATTTGGGGGTAAAAAAACTCGAAGCGCTTTTAGAGATCTTAAATCTGTCGCTAGAGGCCAAGGTAAGGGGAACAACTTTAAATGCCCTTGAGCTTGCTAGTAGGACGGCTAGCGTTAGTTATAAAACAAAAATATTGAAGTCAGACTTAGAAAAAGTATTGGTGACAGGAAAGCTATCAAAAAAGGTTTTGCCCCACATTGCTACTCTTTTAGATGAGGCCCCACTAGCCTTATTGGTTGCCGCTGTTGAGCAGGCTGCTTTGCGTAGCCACATTACAGCGAAAAAGATATGGAGCAATATTGATTTACTCGCACGTGAGTTGCATTTACCTCGACAGGTTTGGAAGTGA
- a CDS encoding pseudouridine synthase gives MALIPKSRYVNSEGVSSSRVFLPIGLTHSTLLDFFTSHFAHIDIAEWQERFREGLVMTADGVAVAAEDAYQENTHLVYFRRLAREPDIPFEEQIVYQDEHILVADKPHFLPVTPSGLYLHQTLLNRLKLKTGLQTLSPIHRIDRDTAGLIIFSILPCERAHYQNLFRDREVTKIYEAIAPYSEELCEKLPLTYSCRLEESAHFLQMQEVEGDANAQTTIELLEVMGPWARYRLKPITGKKHQLRCHLNALGIPIRHDQIYPVLTPYQEYDLDLSKPLQLLASEIQFKDPITSQARSFVTRRQLDLCIYPRID, from the coding sequence ATGGCTTTAATACCAAAATCTAGGTATGTTAATTCGGAGGGAGTCTCTTCTTCACGCGTCTTCTTGCCTATAGGGCTCACTCATAGTACCCTTTTAGATTTTTTTACTAGTCATTTTGCGCATATTGATATTGCTGAGTGGCAAGAGCGTTTCAGAGAGGGCTTGGTGATGACTGCGGATGGGGTAGCCGTTGCTGCAGAAGATGCCTATCAGGAAAATACCCATTTAGTATATTTCAGACGCTTAGCGCGCGAGCCCGATATTCCATTCGAAGAGCAGATTGTGTATCAAGATGAGCATATTTTGGTAGCAGATAAACCCCATTTTTTACCGGTGACCCCAAGTGGACTTTACCTACATCAAACCCTACTTAATCGTTTAAAACTCAAAACGGGTTTACAGACTTTAAGTCCAATTCATCGGATTGATCGAGATACTGCAGGACTCATCATCTTTTCAATTTTGCCTTGCGAGCGTGCTCATTATCAAAATCTGTTTAGAGATCGAGAAGTCACCAAAATCTACGAAGCTATTGCACCCTATTCAGAAGAACTCTGCGAGAAACTACCTTTGACCTACTCTTGTCGACTGGAAGAGTCTGCGCATTTCTTACAAATGCAAGAGGTGGAAGGTGATGCAAACGCGCAAACTACCATTGAATTGTTAGAGGTGATGGGGCCATGGGCGCGATATCGATTAAAGCCCATCACTGGTAAAAAACATCAATTGCGTTGCCACCTCAATGCCCTAGGGATTCCGATCCGGCATGATCAGATTTATCCAGTGTTGACACCCTATCAGGAGTACGACTTGGACCTGTCAAAACCCTTACAACTCTTGGCAAGCGAAATTCAGTTTAAAGATCCCATTACTAGCCAGGCGAGGTCTTTTGTGACTCGAAGGCAGCTTGATCTGTGCATTTACCCTCGTATCGATTAA
- a CDS encoding Tex family protein has translation MLPSIEQRLAQELSAKPAQVAAAIALMDEGATVPFIARYRKEATGGLDDTQLRLLEDRLGYLRELEERRKAIVASIEEQGKMTPELLKAIMLAEDKTRLEDLYLPYKVKRRTKAQIALEAGLEPLANDLLANPMLEPEVEAVKYLKEAFTSDQGENPGVVDAKAALEGARQILMERFAEDAGLVQSLRTYLQEHGVVESKVIAGKEQEGEKFSDYFDYSEPISAIPSHRALALFRGRREQMLMVNLRLDTEAEKPRWDAPHNPCESRIANQFKIKNEGRPADQWLGETVRWTWRIKCSMHLESELMSALRERSEVEAINVFARNLKALLLAAPAGPKVTIGLDPGMRTGVKVAVVDATGKVVDTEVIYPHQPKNDWSGSLHTLAKLAEKHQATLISIGNGTASRETDKLAQDLMQAKPELKLTKIVVSEAGASVYSASEYASKELPNMDVSLRGAVSIARRLQDPLAELVKIDPKSIGVGQYQHDVMQTQLAKSLLAVVEDCVNAVGVDVNTASAPLLARVSGLSATVAEGIVAYRDLHGAFQSRAELRSVPRLGDKTFEQAAGFLRIMNGIDPLDASAVHPESYPLVEKILKDIQKGVKEVIGDAGILHSLKPEKYADAKFGLPTVTDIIKELEKPGRDPRPEFTTATFKEGIEKISDLKAEMILEGVVTNVAAFGAFVDIGVHQDGLVHISALANTFVKDPHTVVKAGQVVKVKVLEVDEQRKRIALTMRLSDEAPKTSGSKPMQNMSHKAKPSKNPELRRPQEDRRITPPINNAMAEALRKLKS, from the coding sequence ATGCTGCCCTCTATTGAACAACGTCTTGCCCAAGAGTTATCCGCCAAACCCGCCCAGGTAGCGGCTGCCATAGCATTGATGGATGAGGGCGCTACTGTTCCCTTTATTGCCCGCTATCGGAAAGAGGCTACGGGAGGTTTGGATGACACTCAGTTACGTTTGCTGGAAGATCGCTTGGGATATTTGCGGGAGCTAGAGGAGCGACGCAAAGCGATTGTGGCATCGATTGAAGAGCAGGGCAAGATGACGCCTGAGTTGCTCAAAGCCATCATGCTGGCAGAAGATAAAACCCGTTTAGAAGATCTCTACTTGCCCTATAAAGTCAAACGGCGGACTAAGGCACAGATTGCTTTAGAGGCCGGGCTTGAGCCTCTGGCTAATGATTTACTTGCTAATCCTATGCTTGAGCCAGAAGTAGAGGCGGTTAAATATCTCAAAGAGGCATTTACCTCTGATCAGGGTGAGAACCCTGGCGTAGTTGATGCTAAAGCCGCTCTTGAAGGTGCCCGTCAAATTTTGATGGAGCGCTTTGCCGAAGATGCTGGTTTGGTGCAATCGCTTCGAACTTATTTGCAAGAGCACGGCGTTGTAGAGTCCAAGGTGATTGCCGGCAAAGAGCAAGAGGGTGAAAAATTCTCAGATTATTTTGATTACTCTGAGCCCATCTCCGCAATTCCATCGCATCGGGCCCTAGCTTTATTTAGAGGCCGTCGCGAGCAAATGTTGATGGTCAATCTTCGCCTAGATACCGAAGCAGAAAAACCCAGGTGGGATGCCCCTCACAATCCATGTGAATCCCGCATTGCCAATCAATTTAAGATAAAAAATGAAGGCCGCCCTGCTGATCAGTGGTTGGGGGAGACTGTGCGTTGGACTTGGCGTATTAAGTGCTCTATGCATCTAGAGTCTGAGTTGATGAGCGCCTTACGTGAACGCTCTGAAGTTGAAGCAATTAACGTCTTTGCTCGTAACTTGAAGGCCTTGCTCTTGGCTGCACCTGCCGGCCCCAAAGTCACGATTGGTTTAGATCCGGGGATGCGAACCGGCGTCAAGGTCGCGGTAGTCGATGCTACTGGTAAGGTTGTAGATACAGAGGTGATCTATCCCCATCAACCTAAAAATGATTGGAGCGGATCTTTACATACTCTGGCTAAGTTGGCAGAAAAGCATCAAGCGACACTTATCTCGATTGGTAACGGCACGGCTTCGCGAGAAACCGACAAGTTGGCGCAGGACTTAATGCAAGCTAAACCAGAGCTCAAGTTAACGAAGATTGTGGTCTCTGAAGCTGGGGCATCCGTCTACTCTGCCTCAGAATATGCGTCAAAGGAGTTGCCCAATATGGATGTCTCCTTACGTGGGGCAGTGTCGATTGCAAGAAGGTTGCAGGATCCTTTAGCAGAATTAGTCAAGATTGATCCTAAGTCGATTGGGGTAGGTCAATATCAGCATGATGTGATGCAAACCCAGTTAGCGAAGTCTTTATTAGCTGTTGTGGAAGATTGTGTCAATGCTGTCGGGGTAGATGTGAACACGGCATCAGCCCCTTTGCTAGCTCGAGTATCGGGTTTAAGTGCTACGGTAGCGGAAGGCATTGTCGCCTATCGGGATTTGCATGGCGCCTTTCAATCTCGAGCAGAATTACGCAGTGTGCCGCGTTTAGGTGATAAAACCTTTGAGCAAGCCGCTGGCTTTCTACGCATCATGAATGGCATTGATCCCTTAGATGCCTCAGCGGTTCACCCCGAATCCTATCCTTTAGTGGAAAAGATTCTGAAAGATATTCAGAAAGGGGTCAAGGAGGTGATTGGTGATGCTGGAATACTGCATAGTCTGAAGCCGGAAAAATACGCTGATGCCAAGTTTGGGCTGCCGACAGTCACTGACATCATTAAAGAATTAGAAAAGCCAGGACGTGATCCGCGGCCAGAGTTCACAACAGCTACGTTTAAAGAGGGTATTGAGAAAATCAGCGATCTTAAGGCGGAGATGATTCTAGAAGGGGTAGTGACCAACGTAGCTGCATTTGGGGCGTTTGTGGATATTGGTGTTCACCAAGATGGATTGGTCCATATCTCTGCTTTAGCAAATACCTTTGTAAAAGATCCGCACACAGTTGTGAAGGCAGGGCAGGTTGTTAAAGTCAAAGTGCTTGAAGTCGATGAACAGCGCAAGCGGATTGCCTTGACTATGCGTCTCTCAGATGAAGCGCCAAAGACGAGCGGCTCAAAGCCAATGCAAAACATGTCTCATAAAGCAAAGCCCTCAAAAAATCCTGAGCTAAGAAGACCTCAGGAGGATAGAAGAATTACGCCTCCTATCAATAATGCTATGGCTGAAGCTTTGCGTAAATTGAAGTCTTGA
- a CDS encoding formylglycine-generating enzyme family protein — translation MKKFDILPILFGVVLSIIAGYFMLRSSAANSNPPSTQSTIATASTIPTIQIGNVLWDQTEMTIADVKTFAVATSFISQAEKNGGGLTYEGGFVKKPGWSWKTPYGVPAKDQEPAVHLNVKEAESVCRYFGKRLPTDAEWTSAAFVEQRNQAPTGYIKGQRYPYPGGTTPMVSHCLSGCGDYKGLAPAGALNRGTGHVLAGSTKRGVNGLYDMGGNVWEWTTTERSGGFITRGASWWYGPERQQESDVESKSGDIAVVYIGFRCIADSAKDK, via the coding sequence ATGAAAAAGTTCGATATATTACCCATTCTGTTTGGTGTTGTACTGTCCATCATTGCCGGGTACTTCATGCTGCGATCCTCGGCTGCAAATAGTAACCCCCCATCTACTCAATCCACCATCGCTACTGCTTCTACTATCCCTACTATTCAAATTGGTAATGTGCTGTGGGATCAAACAGAAATGACGATTGCCGATGTCAAAACTTTTGCTGTGGCTACTAGCTTTATCAGTCAGGCAGAAAAAAATGGTGGTGGTCTCACCTATGAAGGAGGCTTTGTTAAAAAACCGGGCTGGTCTTGGAAAACCCCTTATGGTGTTCCTGCTAAAGATCAAGAGCCTGCAGTTCATCTCAATGTTAAAGAGGCAGAGTCTGTTTGTCGTTACTTTGGTAAACGTTTACCTACCGATGCAGAGTGGACAAGTGCTGCATTTGTAGAGCAACGCAATCAAGCGCCTACTGGATACATCAAGGGGCAACGTTACCCGTATCCCGGCGGTACAACCCCAATGGTTTCTCATTGCTTAAGTGGTTGCGGTGATTACAAAGGACTCGCTCCAGCAGGCGCTTTAAACCGAGGTACCGGCCACGTACTGGCTGGCAGTACCAAACGTGGAGTCAATGGTTTATACGATATGGGTGGCAATGTCTGGGAGTGGACGACAACAGAACGCTCTGGCGGATTTATTACGCGAGGCGCTTCTTGGTGGTACGGCCCTGAGAGACAACAAGAGTCCGATGTGGAATCCAAGTCGGGTGATATTGCCGTCGTCTACATCGGCTTTCGGTGTATCGCAGATAGTGCTAAGGACAAGTAA
- the dusA gene encoding tRNA dihydrouridine(20/20a) synthase DusA, translated as MSPINKKRLAVAPMMEWTDRHCRSFHRTLTKEATLYTEMVTTGALMHGDVPRHLDYSQDQHPVVLQLGGSEPNDLAKASELAQQWAYDEIDLNCGCPSERVQRGAFGACLMAEPQLVADCVKAMKRAVDIPISVKHRLGLDSMDAASSEKDYQFALDFILAVADAGASQVTIHARNAVLKGLSPKENRSKPPLRYEVAAKLRLDAQKQFPNLKVLLNGGLDSNEQIAGHWNDFDGFMVGRAAYHFPAMLLGWDDFIHTDGEAAGYLFSETEWHRIQIGLVKQVQAWFDECQAKQKPFYIGAFTRHILGLAHGRAGSRYWRQRLSDHHALAKVQSKAAIVDFFIDASLTLGDWAAFEFEAA; from the coding sequence ATGAGCCCAATTAATAAAAAGCGCCTAGCCGTCGCCCCAATGATGGAGTGGACTGATCGTCACTGTCGCTCCTTTCATCGGACGCTCACTAAAGAAGCGACACTGTATACCGAGATGGTGACGACGGGCGCTCTAATGCATGGTGATGTGCCAAGACATTTAGATTATTCCCAAGATCAGCATCCAGTGGTATTGCAGTTGGGCGGCTCTGAGCCAAATGATTTAGCCAAAGCATCGGAGTTAGCACAACAGTGGGCTTACGATGAGATTGATCTGAACTGCGGCTGTCCTTCAGAGCGAGTTCAACGTGGCGCCTTTGGTGCATGCCTGATGGCAGAGCCACAGCTTGTTGCCGATTGCGTTAAAGCCATGAAGCGTGCTGTGGATATACCGATTTCGGTAAAGCATCGACTGGGTCTTGATTCAATGGATGCTGCAAGTTCTGAAAAAGATTATCAATTTGCACTGGACTTTATTCTGGCAGTTGCCGATGCAGGCGCTAGTCAAGTGACCATTCATGCGCGTAATGCTGTACTCAAGGGCTTGTCTCCCAAAGAGAATCGTAGCAAACCACCTTTGCGTTATGAGGTAGCGGCAAAGCTTCGCCTAGATGCGCAAAAGCAATTCCCAAATCTCAAAGTATTGCTTAATGGGGGCTTAGACAGTAACGAGCAGATTGCAGGTCATTGGAATGACTTTGATGGTTTTATGGTGGGTAGGGCAGCTTATCATTTTCCGGCGATGCTATTGGGCTGGGATGACTTTATCCATACCGATGGCGAGGCTGCTGGGTATTTATTTAGCGAGACAGAATGGCACCGAATTCAGATTGGATTAGTAAAGCAGGTACAGGCCTGGTTTGATGAGTGCCAAGCGAAGCAAAAACCTTTTTATATTGGCGCATTTACACGGCATATATTGGGTTTGGCACATGGTAGGGCAGGGTCACGCTATTGGCGCCAAAGACTGTCTGATCACCATGCCTTGGCTAAGGTGCAGAGTAAGGCGGCCATTGTGGATTTTTTCATAGATGCGAGCCTCACCCTAGGGGATTGGGCGGCCTTTGAGTTTGAGGCAGCCTAA
- a CDS encoding TSUP family transporter produces MFELSAFDLSLLLTLALLAGLVDSIIGGGGMIQVPALFAALPGFPPATLLSVNKFASVIGTIGATIQYAKVNKIPWALVMMSSSVAFFASVGGAYLVTQIPTEWIRGALPFLLMALLIFNIKSSAGLVHQPKHQHHQQKAIASTGAGVIGFYDGFLGPGAGAFYKMLYTRVLGYDFLRAAAPAKCLNIASNLGALCVFLFLGFFDWKIGVALAVANLMGSQIGTRIAIKHGNTFIRKGFFILATALIIKTFYDAFLK; encoded by the coding sequence ATGTTTGAACTTTCCGCTTTTGATCTGAGTCTCTTACTTACCCTTGCCCTCTTAGCTGGCCTAGTTGACTCTATCATCGGTGGTGGTGGCATGATTCAAGTGCCGGCCTTATTTGCCGCTTTACCTGGCTTTCCACCAGCTACCCTACTATCGGTGAATAAATTTGCCTCAGTGATTGGTACGATCGGCGCCACCATACAGTACGCTAAGGTCAATAAAATCCCCTGGGCGCTAGTGATGATGTCTTCATCGGTGGCCTTCTTTGCTTCAGTTGGCGGCGCTTATTTAGTCACTCAAATTCCGACAGAGTGGATCAGAGGAGCTTTACCGTTTTTACTCATGGCATTGCTCATATTTAATATCAAATCTAGCGCTGGATTGGTACACCAACCTAAGCACCAACACCATCAGCAAAAAGCGATTGCCTCGACTGGCGCTGGAGTGATTGGTTTTTATGACGGCTTTCTTGGGCCTGGTGCAGGTGCTTTTTATAAGATGCTCTATACCCGCGTGCTTGGCTATGACTTTCTACGCGCTGCAGCACCGGCTAAATGTTTAAATATTGCCTCCAATTTGGGCGCGCTTTGTGTCTTTCTCTTCTTGGGCTTCTTTGACTGGAAAATCGGCGTTGCCCTGGCTGTTGCCAACCTGATGGGCAGCCAAATTGGTACCCGTATCGCCATTAAACATGGCAATACCTTTATTCGTAAGGGATTCTTCATCTTAGCCACAGCATTAATCATCAAAACTTTTTACGATGCTTTTCTGAAGTAA
- a CDS encoding universal stress protein, producing MKKLKILLPVDGSKSSLNAAKYVAKLAKDLQSKCTVTLISVHDDIGLGHVKEFVSSSVIDDYLREVSEKELRGAQKVLAAAGVKHSMVIKRGNVATEIITLANKEKSDMIVMGSKGRSGILDTVMGSIAQKVSSNAKQPVLLVK from the coding sequence GTGAAAAAATTGAAAATACTATTACCGGTGGACGGCTCTAAGTCTTCATTAAATGCTGCTAAATATGTTGCTAAATTAGCGAAAGATTTGCAAAGCAAATGTACGGTGACTTTAATTAGCGTCCATGATGATATTGGCCTGGGTCACGTAAAGGAATTTGTCTCTAGCAGCGTGATAGATGACTACCTGAGAGAAGTCAGTGAGAAAGAGCTTAGAGGCGCTCAAAAAGTACTGGCTGCTGCAGGTGTTAAACATAGTATGGTTATTAAGCGCGGCAATGTTGCTACTGAAATTATTACCTTAGCCAATAAGGAAAAGTCTGACATGATCGTCATGGGATCTAAAGGTAGATCTGGAATCTTGGATACCGTCATGGGCTCTATTGCACAGAAAGTAAGTAGCAATGCAAAGCAACCCGTGCTATTGGTGAAATAA
- the truB gene encoding tRNA pseudouridine(55) synthase TruB: MSVRIDGVVLLDKPAGMSSQGAVTAVKRAFNADKAGHTGTLDPMATGLLPICLGEATKYSQDLLEADKTYIAQVKFGQRTDTGDAEGVVIEELPLPSFADEAATLIALNALLPNFMGPISQVPPMYSALKRDGKPLYEYARAGVELERTPRNITIHAIRWTQINWPEATLEVRCSKGTYIRVIAEDLGKALGCGAHLVGLRRTEVGHLSLEQSFALESIQQGLQDSSTYILPVDALLQTLPHITIDEQQAKRLGLGQRVPLGIPSIEALVRIYRATAAPHNFIGTADWRSGVLHPKRLISQTP; this comes from the coding sequence ATGTCTGTACGTATCGACGGCGTAGTATTGCTTGATAAACCTGCTGGCATGAGCTCGCAAGGTGCTGTGACAGCTGTGAAGCGTGCTTTTAATGCAGACAAAGCAGGCCACACCGGCACACTAGACCCCATGGCTACTGGTTTGCTGCCGATTTGTTTAGGTGAGGCCACAAAGTATTCTCAAGACTTACTAGAGGCAGATAAGACCTACATTGCGCAGGTCAAATTTGGCCAACGTACCGACACGGGCGATGCTGAAGGTGTAGTCATCGAAGAGCTGCCCTTACCTAGCTTTGCTGATGAGGCTGCTACTCTTATAGCGTTAAATGCTTTACTACCCAATTTTATGGGCCCAATTTCTCAAGTGCCACCGATGTATTCAGCGCTCAAGCGCGATGGTAAACCTTTATATGAATATGCCCGCGCAGGTGTTGAATTAGAGCGTACTCCACGCAATATTACGATCCATGCAATTCGTTGGACGCAGATTAATTGGCCTGAGGCTACTTTAGAAGTGCGTTGTAGTAAGGGTACTTACATTCGGGTGATCGCAGAAGATCTCGGTAAGGCATTAGGATGTGGCGCCCATTTAGTGGGCTTACGTCGAACTGAAGTCGGTCACTTAAGCTTGGAGCAGTCCTTTGCGTTGGAAAGTATTCAGCAAGGCTTGCAGGATAGCTCTACTTATATCTTACCGGTCGATGCCCTCTTGCAGACTTTGCCGCATATTACGATTGATGAGCAACAAGCGAAGCGCCTCGGACTCGGTCAACGCGTTCCTTTGGGTATTCCTTCGATAGAAGCCCTTGTACGTATTTATCGGGCTACTGCTGCTCCCCATAACTTTATTGGCACTGCTGATTGGCGCTCTGGAGTGTTGCACCCGAAGCGCTTGATTTCACAAACACCTTAA
- a CDS encoding DUF4258 domain-containing protein, protein MSKLSKSQIQMQIRHAAEESINVTITLHASIRMRERKITNAMVFDVLRHGLLKREPETDLRHRGMQCQMERYCGGSNISVVVNVDFPSNGVIVITVFRVLWKIKCFITLMAA, encoded by the coding sequence GTGAGTAAGCTCAGTAAGAGCCAAATTCAAATGCAAATTCGACATGCAGCAGAAGAGTCCATTAACGTAACGATTACCCTTCACGCCAGTATTCGAATGCGTGAACGCAAGATTACCAATGCAATGGTATTTGATGTACTACGGCATGGCTTACTTAAGCGAGAGCCAGAGACGGACCTCAGGCATCGCGGTATGCAGTGTCAAATGGAGCGATATTGTGGCGGTAGCAACATATCAGTGGTGGTCAATGTCGATTTTCCATCTAATGGAGTGATTGTGATAACAGTATTTAGGGTTTTATGGAAAATAAAATGCTTCATTACACTGATGGCGGCCTAA
- a CDS encoding helix-turn-helix domain-containing protein, translating into MLHYTDGGLKNVWLQNGFEVRKTPYGKGIAIHDIDGLIKVICLALINKSSALTGVEFRYLRSGGMILSQAGLAKMMGIDAQTVARWEKHGRVPKWADKMLRVLYSDHADGNQTIRSVITRISTVERLIHQKIVVREVRNKGWRSDLVDVEKAIA; encoded by the coding sequence ATGCTTCATTACACTGATGGCGGCCTAAAAAACGTCTGGCTTCAAAATGGCTTTGAGGTTCGCAAGACTCCCTATGGCAAGGGCATTGCTATCCATGATATTGATGGCTTAATCAAGGTGATTTGCTTGGCCCTGATCAATAAATCGAGCGCACTTACCGGGGTTGAATTTCGGTATCTGCGTAGCGGTGGAATGATCTTATCTCAGGCTGGTTTAGCAAAAATGATGGGGATTGATGCCCAAACTGTTGCTCGCTGGGAAAAACATGGCCGAGTACCAAAGTGGGCCGATAAAATGTTACGGGTTTTATACTCCGACCATGCCGATGGCAATCAAACCATCCGATCCGTCATTACCAGAATCAGCACAGTAGAAAGACTCATTCATCAAAAGATTGTGGTTCGAGAGGTTCGTAATAAGGGCTGGAGATCAGATTTAGTGGATGTAGAAAAAGCGATTGCGTAA
- the typA gene encoding translational GTPase TypA: MTKRALRNIAIIAHVDHGKTTLVDQLLRQSGTFRSNEKMTERVMDSNDLEKERGITILSKNCAVEYDGTHINIVDTPGHADFGGEVERVLSMVDGVLLLVDAVEGPMPQTRFVTKKALALGLKPIVVINKVDRPGARIDYVINATFELFDKLGATEEQLDFPIVYASGLNGYAGMTDDVRSGDMRPLFDAVLKYVPVREDDVDGPLQFQISSIDYNSYVGKIGVGRINRGKLRAGMEVVCMNGPDGTPFKGRINQVLTFKGLEREVVEEAYAGDIALINGIEELAIGTTVCAPDKPDPLPMLKIDEPTLTMNFMVNTSPLAGREGKFVTSRQIRERLDRELKANMALRVRQTDDDTVFEVSGRGELHLTILVETMRREGYEMAVSRPRVVFHEENGVKMEPYENLTVDLEDATQGSVMEELGKRKGELLDMVSDGKGRTRLEYRIPARGLIGFQGDFLTMTRGNGLLSHTFDCYAPAKDGVFGERHNGVLISQDDGEAVAYAIWKLQDRGRMFVKHGDPVYEGMVIGIHSRDNDLVVNPIKGKQLTNVRSSGTDEAVRLVTPIDLTLEYAVEFISDDELVEVTPKSVRVRKRYLKEHDRKKASRE, translated from the coding sequence ATGACTAAACGCGCACTCCGTAATATTGCCATCATCGCCCACGTTGACCACGGTAAAACTACTTTGGTTGACCAGCTCTTGCGTCAATCTGGCACATTCCGCTCTAATGAAAAAATGACTGAACGGGTCATGGATTCAAACGACTTAGAAAAAGAACGTGGCATTACTATTTTGTCTAAGAACTGTGCTGTGGAGTATGACGGTACGCATATCAATATCGTAGATACACCAGGACATGCTGACTTCGGTGGTGAAGTAGAGCGTGTGCTCTCTATGGTAGACGGCGTGTTGCTCTTGGTAGATGCGGTCGAAGGTCCAATGCCTCAGACCCGTTTTGTTACTAAGAAAGCACTCGCACTGGGCCTCAAGCCAATCGTTGTGATTAACAAAGTAGATCGTCCAGGCGCACGAATTGACTATGTGATTAATGCTACTTTTGAGCTCTTTGATAAATTGGGTGCAACTGAAGAGCAGTTAGATTTCCCAATAGTGTATGCATCTGGCTTAAATGGCTATGCAGGTATGACTGATGATGTCCGCTCTGGTGATATGCGTCCTTTATTTGATGCGGTTCTCAAGTACGTCCCCGTGCGTGAGGATGATGTCGATGGTCCTTTACAGTTCCAGATTTCTTCGATTGACTACAACAGTTACGTTGGAAAAATTGGTGTTGGACGAATCAATCGCGGCAAATTAAGAGCCGGTATGGAAGTAGTGTGTATGAATGGTCCTGATGGCACTCCATTTAAGGGCCGTATTAATCAAGTACTCACCTTCAAAGGTTTGGAGCGAGAGGTGGTTGAAGAGGCTTATGCAGGTGATATTGCCTTGATCAACGGTATTGAAGAGTTAGCAATTGGAACGACAGTTTGTGCACCGGATAAACCAGATCCACTGCCAATGCTGAAGATTGATGAGCCTACACTCACTATGAACTTTATGGTGAATACGAGTCCTCTAGCGGGTCGTGAAGGTAAGTTTGTCACGAGCCGTCAAATTCGTGAGCGTTTAGATCGCGAATTAAAAGCCAATATGGCTCTGCGTGTTCGTCAAACTGATGACGATACTGTTTTTGAGGTTTCAGGTCGTGGCGAATTACATTTGACGATTTTGGTTGAAACCATGCGTCGCGAAGGCTATGAGATGGCAGTATCCCGTCCACGCGTTGTCTTCCATGAAGAAAACGGTGTCAAGATGGAGCCGTACGAGAACCTCACGGTTGACCTAGAGGATGCGACTCAAGGCAGCGTGATGGAAGAGCTCGGTAAGCGTAAGGGTGAGTTACTCGATATGGTGAGTGATGGTAAAGGTCGTACGCGCTTAGAGTACCGTATTCCGGCACGTGGTTTGATTGGTTTCCAAGGCGACTTTTTAACAATGACCCGTGGCAATGGCTTACTCAGTCACACCTTTGATTGTTATGCGCCTGCTAAGGATGGTGTTTTTGGCGAGCGTCATAACGGTGTACTGATTAGTCAAGACGATGGTGAGGCAGTTGCTTATGCCATCTGGAAATTACAAGATCGTGGCCGTATGTTTGTAAAACACGGTGACCCCGTGTACGAAGGTATGGTGATTGGGATTCATAGTCGTGATAACGACTTGGTAGTCAATCCAATTAAAGGTAAGCAATTAACTAACGTGCGCTCATCGGGTACGGATGAGGCAGTGCGTTTAGTTACTCCAATCGACCTAACTCTCGAGTACGCAGTGGAATTCATTAGTGATGATGAGCTCGTTGAAGTCACGCCTAAGAGTGTGCGTGTGCGTAAGCGTTACTTGAAAGAGCATGATCGCAAGAAGGCATCTCGCGAGTAA